A portion of the Misgurnus anguillicaudatus chromosome 16, ASM2758022v2, whole genome shotgun sequence genome contains these proteins:
- the sowahab gene encoding ankyrin repeat domain-containing protein SOWAHA, with product MALTQENILTFLLERGGKVKNSELVNKFKVVIAVKKENRDLFKRLINSVAVVKQLDDVKYVVVKKKYQGFVKGETISLSNSLVDIKSQCCRSDKIQNADIINNNYHFPTQTASQCSSDSVHPVAPSDFNLAKVLNVSNVRSGQTESVFALVAIKTPPKPELHCDERGKTHHKAPGDAKETSPQCIAERSTKLKETFHLKDGFLYRSTRTKRKELEAHGSPQLRRSSKITRSGNDVKDTYVIPLGPVEHEWLVKSAKGCWTRICSLLLQHPQLAEKQNFMSGFTVLHWAAKSGNCEMVCKVMDVTRQSAGGICVNAKSYDGYTPLHIAAIHSHEGVLSLLVCKYGANTNIRDNSGKKPYHYLSQDVSFEIRKMLGDPRFLHPNGHCQLGDDQNRQEFSKGFKPLGKLFQPHVVGHLKKRRRRPSFRFISDDH from the coding sequence ATGGCTTTGACTCAAGAAAACATCTTAACGTTTTTACTGGAGCGCGGGGGCAAAGTGAAAAACTCGGAGCTTGTGAACAAGTTTAAAGTAGTGATCGCGGTAAAGAAAGAAAACCGGGATTTGTTCAAGAGACTAATCAACAGCGTCGCCGTGGTTAAGCAGCTCGATGATGTGAAGTATGTGGTCGTGAAGAAAAAATACCAAGGATTCGTCAAAGGTGAAACAATCTCGTTGAGCAACAGTTTGGTTGACATTAAATCACAATGCTGCAGATCCGATAAAATACAGAATGCGGATATTATCAATAACAATTATCATTTTCCTACCCAAACTGCAAGTCAATGTTCGTCTGATTCAGTTCATCCTGTAGCACCATCTGACTTTAACCTTGCCAAAGTACTTAACGTAAGTAATGTCAGAAGTGGACAGACTGAGTCCGTTTTCGCTCTTGTGGCCATAAAAACTCCACCAAAACCTGAGCTGCATTGTGACGAAAGGGGAAAAACACACCACAAAGCACCAGGAGATGCTAAAGAGACGTCACCTCAATGTATTGCTGAAAGAAGCACAAAACTCAAGGAAACTTTTCATCTAAAGGATGGTTTTCTGTACAGGTCTACAAGAACCAAACGAAAAGAGCTAGAAGCACACGGTTCACCTCAATTGCGAAGGTCTAGCAAAATAACCAGATCAGGTAATGACGTTAAAGACACATATGTAATTCCTCTGGGACCTGTTGAACACGAGTGGCTGGTTAAATCAGCAAAAGGATGCTGGACTCGGATCTGCAGCCTCCTGCTTCAGCATCCTCAGCTGGCGGAGAAGCAAAATTTCATGTCTGGCTTTACCGTCCTGCACTGGGCTGCTAAAAGTGGAAACTGTGAAATGGTTTGTAAAGTCATGGATGTTACGAGACAGAGTGCCGGAGGAATCTGTGTTAATGCCAAGTCTTATGATGGGTACACTCCTCTCCACATTGCTGCCATTCATAGCCATGAGGGTGTTTTATCACTGCTGGTGTGCAAATATGGTGCCAACACTAATATAAGGGATAACAGTGGAAAGAAACCATACCATTATCTGAGTCAAGATGTGTCTTTTGAAATTAGAAAGATGCTCGGAGATCCTCGATTCCTGCATCCGAATGGTCACTGTCAGTTAGGGGATGACCAGAATCGTCAAGAGTTTTCTAAAGGATTTAAGCCCTTGGGGAAACTATTTCAGCCCCACGTTGTTGGACATTTAAAGAAACGCAGACGTCGCCCAAGCTTTCGTTTCATCAGTGATGACCATTAA